Proteins from a genomic interval of Veillonellaceae bacterium:
- a CDS encoding AI-2E family transporter — MVKSPVNWIKIAIVIAFLYVLSLATSIYLPVIISIVLAFILNPLVNLLCRIRVKAWAMPRGLAVLLAFAIAGLFLTIVAKFVFMPFIHEFDKFAANLPNLINKIQKITIAIEARANEVTLPANISSLLQQAASSAASFSIGLVRKIVNSIFDLASRIIELVVVPVLAYYFMKDWQVLKESFIAIFSPNSKSRVRSIIEESAAIISGYIRGQFWISVIVGFTVFCGMYFFKVDYPLVLGLLATLTETIPIVGPIIGAIPAILLAFLTSPALAVKVLIFFIIIHQIENHIVVPKVMGQTIDLHPATVILVLLIGGQLYGIIGMIFAVPVAALLKVIISHLWYDDQK; from the coding sequence ATGGTCAAGTCTCCGGTAAACTGGATCAAGATAGCAATAGTTATTGCGTTTCTCTACGTATTAAGCTTAGCGACATCTATCTACCTTCCGGTTATAATATCTATAGTTTTGGCATTTATTCTAAATCCTTTAGTTAACTTATTGTGCCGAATAAGAGTCAAAGCTTGGGCTATGCCGCGCGGATTGGCAGTTTTATTGGCGTTCGCAATAGCTGGACTGTTTTTAACAATAGTTGCAAAATTCGTTTTTATGCCATTTATTCACGAATTTGACAAGTTTGCTGCTAACTTGCCGAACCTTATCAATAAAATTCAGAAGATTACTATTGCCATTGAAGCAAGGGCTAATGAAGTTACTTTGCCCGCCAATATATCTAGTCTTTTACAACAAGCAGCATCAAGTGCTGCCTCATTCTCGATAGGTTTAGTTCGGAAGATAGTTAATTCGATTTTTGATCTAGCGTCTAGAATTATTGAGCTTGTAGTTGTTCCGGTGTTAGCATACTACTTTATGAAGGACTGGCAAGTTCTTAAAGAAAGTTTTATAGCTATATTTTCTCCTAACAGCAAGTCGCGAGTACGTAGCATAATTGAAGAGTCTGCTGCAATTATAAGCGGTTATATTCGCGGTCAATTCTGGATTAGCGTTATCGTTGGTTTCACTGTCTTCTGCGGAATGTATTTTTTTAAAGTAGACTATCCTTTAGTTTTAGGACTTTTGGCCACCTTGACCGAAACTATTCCAATAGTTGGACCTATTATAGGAGCAATACCAGCGATCTTATTGGCTTTTTTAACATCGCCAGCGCTGGCGGTCAAAGTACTGATTTTTTTCATTATCATTCATCAGATTGAAAATCATATAGTAGTCCCGAAGGTAATGGGGCAGACAATCGATCTCCATCCTGCTACCGTTATATTAGTTTTGTTAATTGGCGGTCAGCTATATGGAATAATAGGTATGATATTCGCAGTTCCAGTAGCGGCTTTATTGAAAGTTATAATTAGTCATTTATGGTATGATGATCAAAAATGA
- a CDS encoding MBL fold metallo-hydrolase yields MKTVQFQLGNLGTNCYLVYCEQTLEAAVIDPGGNPEEVLSLISQEGLTLRYIINTHGHADHIAGNDKLRQATRAQIVIHANDAAMLTNAQHNLSMYIGGKIEFEPADWIVKDGDIIRFGNLELEVRHTPGHTPGGISLLIGDLLFSGDTLFYESIGRTDFPGGSYSILIHSIQEKLMTLPDNTRVLPGHGPATSIGWERKMNPFIQ; encoded by the coding sequence GTGAAAACAGTTCAGTTTCAACTTGGCAACTTAGGTACTAACTGCTATCTGGTATATTGCGAGCAAACTCTTGAAGCGGCTGTCATTGATCCAGGCGGTAATCCTGAAGAGGTACTATCATTGATCTCCCAAGAAGGTTTAACCTTGAGATATATAATTAACACCCATGGACATGCAGATCATATTGCGGGCAATGATAAACTAAGGCAGGCTACCAGAGCTCAAATCGTAATTCATGCTAATGATGCTGCAATGTTAACGAATGCTCAGCATAATTTATCTATGTATATTGGCGGTAAAATCGAGTTTGAACCTGCGGACTGGATAGTAAAAGATGGCGATATTATTAGGTTCGGCAACTTGGAACTTGAAGTTCGCCATACCCCTGGTCATACGCCGGGGGGGATTAGTTTGCTAATAGGTGATTTATTGTTTAGTGGTGATACACTTTTTTACGAGTCAATTGGGCGAACAGATTTTCCCGGCGGATCCTATAGCATACTAATCCATAGTATTCAAGAAAAACTAATGACGCTTCCTGATAATACTAGAGTTTTACCCGGTCACGGACCAGCGACCTCGATAGGATGGGAACGAAAAATGAATCCATTCATCCAGTAG
- a CDS encoding transcriptional repressor, translated as MINIDDLRQKFHDRQYKLTPQRQIILQAFLDNQDKHLCAEDVHNIVREKSSDIGLATVYRTLEILSDLDVLHKMDFGDGRSRYEINESSAPHQHHHLICLSCGKVREFEDDLLETLENVISRKSNFKIIDHQVKFYGYCQECQDK; from the coding sequence ATGATAAATATTGATGATTTAAGACAAAAATTCCACGATCGTCAGTATAAGCTAACTCCGCAACGACAAATAATCTTACAGGCTTTTCTTGATAATCAAGATAAGCATTTGTGCGCAGAAGACGTTCATAATATTGTACGCGAAAAATCGTCTGATATAGGACTTGCAACGGTATACCGTACTCTTGAAATACTGAGTGATTTGGATGTTTTACATAAAATGGATTTTGGGGATGGGCGAAGCAGGTATGAAATAAATGAATCTTCAGCACCGCACCAGCATCATCATCTTATCTGCTTATCTTGTGGTAAAGTTCGGGAATTTGAAGACGACCTCTTAGAAACACTTGAAAACGTGATTTCACGAAAAAGTAATTTTAAAATAATTGACCACCAAGTAAAATTTTACGGTTATTGTCAGGAGTGCCAAGATAAGTGA